The Bactrocera dorsalis isolate Fly_Bdor chromosome 2, ASM2337382v1, whole genome shotgun sequence region aagtcgACAAGTTGGAACGCCGGAATTAAGAATAGTTTTTAGTTAttctttaagaatatattttccTTCGATTCCTCGAAGATtcctttatttaaatgtttaatattagtctacacaaaatattataacttaTTATGTATGAATTTCTGTTCAAACTGAGGACAAGATTGGATGCGCGTCACTCTTTTATAGCAGTGCAGTCAACTCGTGTCGTCTCCCGATTGGCTAATTCCGGTGGCGTGGCATCTTGGATAATgtcatgcttgttgttgttggtcacgtggtggctgtacatTCTTGTAAGATAATGCCCCTCCATGTGTCTGTATGTTGATCACGTTGTATATGCGTGATGTGgtattggcttgttgttgttggtcacgtggtggctgtacatTCTTGTAAGATGATGCCTCtccatgtgtttgtgttttgatCTCGTTGCACATGCGTCATGTGGTATTGGCTTGCTattattgtatttacatatgtgtagtGGTAGGTAATATGAGTCATACGTGTATGGCTGGGTGTTAACTCCCCCCTCCTCCGGTGAAAAGATCtcctgatctttttatacgctagTTGTGGCGTCCTTTTTGATGAGATGTTCCAtacctttttgttttaatattttttcgtattgtTTCTGCTGTCTTTCTTGTAGTTTGAGTGTTTTGCATTTCATAATTgcataatataacttaaatctAACATATAATagcgacaaaatatttttacatttattagcACATTTGGATATTTTATTGTCTAAAACTAATTTTCCATGTTTATATGATATACTTAAGTAGGTGTTACATCGAATATCtcgcaattttcttttataattggGTATTTATATACTACAATAAATGTGTCATTAAttctacatacatgtatatcagCATATTCCATAATATTGATTACCGGAATTTCTGTATTTTctgatttaattatatttcaatatcattaatatttattgatggtgaataaaagtttttattttttgcgaaattaaTTGTTAGAGCTAAGTCTTctaatttttgtgcatttcctGCAACATTGtgtgttgggtaattattttttagttgaaTGTTTCTAACAGTTTCTCAAAATGGGTGTTGATCaatctttgtttgttattattttctataatgtcgttaatttttttttatgtctaCCATGTCGTAATGGTCCTCCTGTAACAAAACTAAATGCTgatcctaaaaaatttaaacttctaGGCTTTCTCCTGATTAAGAGTTGGTTTTTTAGTATATTCTAATTTCTATCTAAATTCTCATTTCTAATGTTGtctttgtgtattattttattctttgtaGTTAACACTGTATTTTCTTTGTCTTCTTTAACGATGTGTTTAATatatcttttattatattttccacGTCTACTAGTTTTTTCGTAGATTGTTTGTCCCGGTTTAAATTCTTTTAGAGTTCTTTTCTTGTTATGGTAATCTagcatttgttgctgtttttgttcaatattatttttcactgtTTCACTAGTGTCCTTGTTGAAAAGAAGATCGACTTGCTTCCTTTGTGTCACTGAGTGTATAGTTTGGTTATATTCCTTGATGGCGGGAAAGATTTGTTCTTCCGTCGTAGATTTTTTATCCTGTGCTAAAGTGCGAGCTATCTCTAGAATGGTACAGTGTAACCGTTCAACTTGCGCGTTGGACGTTGAATGATTATTTGCCGTACACGTGTGCTTTATTTTTAGTTCGTTTAGCATAGCTGTCGTACCAATACCAATGAATATGTTTTCGTTGTCTGTCATCACTTCGGTACAGTTTGGAAATACTTGGCATAATACTTCTTGGAATATTTCGTGAAAATGTCTTTTCGTATCAAGTTTacgaaaatatgcatatttcgtaTGTCTATCAATACATGACAAGAAATTTCTGCCGTTTATGTAGAATATATCTGCTTGTATGGATATACCTGGTGCCTGCGGTGTTGGTGTTTTGCCTAACAATTGTTTTACTGGATGTCTTTCGTACTTATTCTCTGTACAGTTAGTGCAATTCTTTTCTACGTTTTCTGTATCTTTCTTGAGTGTTGGCCAATAGCATGTTTCTAATATCTCTTTATAATTATTGAGCGCGTTTCTATGTGCCCTTTTGTGCGTAAAGTCTAAAATGTTCTCTCTATCTATTTGTTCAGTGATGTCATGCAGTTTAGTTTGtgtgaatattttgaaatatgtagaaaatatatttgttatcttCTCTTTCAACTTATGCCATGTTTCCAAGTCTGTGTGAAAAGCTGttacaatttttggtttcattaCTTGCTTCAGCGTTTCTATTACGTATTCTtcggtattaaattttacttgaaaCCGTTCGTGTCGTGGGAATATAGTTGATGCAGTTTTTTCATTCGTTTCTGACGGTATTAATTCAATTTGTGTACGGAAAAAATTTAAGGGTTTTGCAATCATTTTAATGCATCTGAGTGCTGAAGACTCTGCGGAGTGGATTGATGTGTCTGATAGTGTATTTACTTGTCTAGATAGTGCGTCTGCGACCACGCTCTCGTGTCcaggtttgtattttaatttagcacCATATTCCTCTATTAGGTTTTTCCATCTTTTGAGTTTagtgtttggatttttttctgatatcgAAAATATAAATGACTGGTGATCTGTGTAAATAGTCAGGTCGGCTATTCCGTACAGGTAATTTCTTAGTTTCTGTAGTGCCCAAATTATGGCTaacattttcttttcatttgtgGAATAGTTTTGTTCTGTGATTGTCAATGTTCTTGGTATAAAGGAAATTGGGTTCCTACCCTGACTCAGTACTGCTCCTATTGCGTGGTTACTGGCGTCTGTGGTTAGATCGAATCCCTTTTCAAAGTCTGGCTGATATAGCTCTATcctttcttttagtttttcttttatttctgcaAGGGCCTTGAGTGCCTGTtcatctaatttaattttcacatttttgcttttattctttGATATGCTCCCATTTTCTCCCTTTAGGTAAATTGTTAATGGCTTGCATATATGTGCGAAGTTCTTCACAAATTTCCTATAGTAGGAAGCTAATCCTAAAAATGAGCGTAATTCTTTTAGTGTCTCCGGTGTTTTATACCTATCTATAGCATCTATTTTCCCTGGGTCTACTGTAATCCTTCCGTTATTTATTATGTGTCCCAGAAATTCggttttagtttgaaaaaaatttgacttttccTCGGAGATCTTCATATTAGCTGTACGTAGCGTCTGTACAATATTTGTGATATCCTTAATGTGTTGCTCTGGGTCAGCAGAGTAAATTAAGACATCATCGATATAGACATATGCGCATTTTCCAATGTATGGTCTCAGAATGTCATCTACACATCTTTGAAATGTGGCTGAAGCGTTCTTTAGGCCGAACGGTAGGCGAAGGAATTCATACTTTGCCCCATTGACTGAAAATGCAGTATTTTCCCTATCTTCTGGTTTAATCTTTATTTGGTGAAATCCAGACTCTAGATCTAATGTTGTAAAGTATCTTGCCTTACATAAATTCTGTAATGTCATTGTTATATCCGGTATGGGATATCTATCTGGTATTGTctgcttgtttaatttttgaaagtctatAACCATTCTTTTCTTTGGTTTTCCTTCCTCATCTATACCCTTTTTTGACACTGTCCATATTGGTGAATTATATGGGCTTTTACTTTCCCTAATTATTTcattctttaaaagtttttgtatttccTTCTCGACAAAGTCCCGATCTGCATATGGATAGAGATATTGTCGTAACCAAACAGGCTCTCTGGTTTCAGTCCTGATCTCTGCTTGTATTGTGGTCGTAAAGGGTAACATTTCATTATTATAGTTATTCTCCATTAACTccttaatttctttttcataagttttgtCTCCTATCGTAAAgttttttgttccttttttaattctcCTGTTTCTTCAAAAGTTATTGAGTACTCAAATAAGTCTAGTTTAGCTTTCATTTTTCGTAAAGCGTCTCCTCCTAATATTATGTCAAATTCTTTTAAGTCTTCTGTTTCGTAAAAATCTATGTCAAACCCTACAAGATTGATTTCCCTCTTATGAGTAACTGTTGATGTTCCATGCAATGTATTGAATTTAATGGGTTTTGTTAATTTGATTCTTTCCGCAAATAGATAACTTCTATTCACGTAACTACTGGTCGCACCTGAATCTATTAAAATATGCACGAATCTTCCATCTGGTGCAGTACGTCTAAGCGTTGGAAGACCATggtatcttataaaaaatgcttttgtacCTTACGActattattttcataacttaCGCTAGGCGCTTCGTTGTAGAGTAATTCTGCATCATTTTCCTGTGCATCGTTTATCTGGTTCACGCGTAATGTCTTCCTTTGGTGTGCATTAGAGGTTTCGTCTCTATCCCGTTTGAACTGATTACCAATTCTCTGCATTGCTGTTCTGAATGGGTTTGGTGTCTGCCTTGGTTGTATATGTTGCGGTGCAGGATTATACGGTTGTCTTCTGAATCTTGTAGATGAAGGGTTTATCTCCATAGGTTCTACTGATTGCATTGCTTGTTGAGGTTCCATCAGGTTTGTACAGCTTCTGGAGTATAGCGCATTTTTTGTGGCTGAGCTCCTTAGTCCTGCGATAAAGGTTCTTACTGCTTTCATCTGGACTTCCTTGGATAGAGCACTGATCACATATTCGTTTTTATGTGTCATCTCTATTTTGGACAAAACTACATTAAGTGCCTGATTTAGCTGGTCGTAGTATATGTGTAGAGGTTTCTCTGCTTGCCTGATTCTCATCATATCTTCCTCGAGGACATAGAGTGGACGTTAGTCGGCATAAGAATCATCCAAACGATCTATGATCTCCTCAAAATTTAGTTTGGTATTATTGTTGATGAGGATTTTTGCAGCTCGTCCCGTAACTTTTCCTCTAAGCAAGATTAGGGCTTCTGTATAGATATTCTGCCCGCGGAATATCTTCACATTGTTCATTAATGTCACTGTTAGCTTTCTCCAGTTCCTGTATTCGTGATAATCTCCGCTAAAGTTCGTTAGGGCTGACTTAAAGAGCCCTAAGTCGACTTCCTTGGGATCTGTGTACGTACAGACTTCGTCTTGATTACTGGTGTTgtaccaatttgggtttcggcGAATTTCCTCTGCAAATCAAGTACCATCGCTTGGAGTGCTTGGATCTCTGCTGCTTGTTGtgccattttattttgttttttcttgttttgtttttaagttttgaaccgttttgaaataaactcgaattttatttctgaattcACTGTTATTTCTTAGTCGCGAAGGATTTTTTACCGAATCCTTTTATTGaccggtccctgctcgggcgccaattaagtatagtttttaattattctttaaaaatatattttccttcgaTTCCTCGAAGGTtcctttatttaaatgtttaatacAGTAAAACCTGTCTAAGTTGGACGCCTGCGGTTCATCACTTTTTGTCCAACTTACGGGAGTGTCCATGTTATAAAGAAAtgattcttttcttattttattgactttattttaaaaactagttcaaaaaaaaacgtaCATTGAATTCAATATATAGGTGTGtaataaagaacaaaaattaacacattttagaatacggatatatgtatgtacaacttatgttttagaaaaatatgcatctatttcagtttgttttaattttgataagcttatattttgttccaatttcgtttttagctttaaaaactcCGGCAGCAAAGTTGATTGATGTGCTGATACATAAAGAATGACTTCGTTCATGTTTGATAAAGCTTCTTTTGCAGTGGGAAGATTATAGTTTTCAGTGCACTCATCTTCACTTTCACTTGAAGCAGTTCCTTGGGAGATGTGTTTTAAATCCTCTACCacgtttttaaaaatagtttcatGGGAATCACCCACCTGTTCATGTATATCTATcgatttttccatattttccaCAACTATGGGCGATACTAATTCATTTCGAATTTGTTCAGGATAGTTGTGATTTATCAAACTTCCATAATTCAGATTTTCTTGCGGTGGACATTCCAGTAAATCTTGGCAAGGAAATCCAGCATGTTGAAAGCATTTTCTTATCACAAGAGGGTCTAATTCGTCCCAGGAAGAAACCAACCATCGAATAGCATCCAAAACAGAAATTCTTTTCGACAATTCACTTGCATTGTTACATTCGTCAAGGTGTGTTATCAGAGAAAGCATCATTTTTGatcgatattttgttttaacattttgaataattccTTGGTCGAGAGGTTGTATTTCTGCCGTTAGGTTTGGTGgcagaaattttacaaacacatttgaatattcatttattaaacTGTGGCTTGTAGCGTTGTCaatgaacaaaataatttttctattttgcttcTTCATTTGGTCATTGATTGAACTAAGCCAATGCTGGAAAATTACACTTGTCATCCAAGCCTTTTTATTGTGAACCCattgcacaataaaatttttagtgtCGATTTTATTTCGGTGAAAAGCTCGCGGCTTCGCAGCGTTACCTATAACCAACGGCATTAACTTTTCTCCTGTACTGCTGCAGCAAAACAATACGCTCAGTCTTTCTTTTGCCAGTTTACCTCCTTTACAAACTGCGCCTTTTGCAACGAGACTTCGAGTAGGTAATTGACGATAAAACAATCCAGTTTCATCCGCATTAAACTGATTctcaggtaaataattttttaaaagtgttgGTAGTTTTTCTTTCCAATCTGAGGCAGCTTTACGATCTACATTCGCTCCTTCACCACTTAAAGCTTTAAATTGAATGTTATGTCTCAAGCGGAAAGATTCTAACCACCCATTGCTTGCTCTAAAGTTCTCTATTTGTAACTCAGAAGCCAATAGCTTAGCCTTTTCTTGAATTATTGGGCCACTGATAGGAATATTCTTAGAcctgcatttttcaaaaaacgatttcactccctcatttattttttcaaaatcagtttTACGTATTTTTCTTTTGCGTTCCGGATCGGGGTTGCTTTCTAATCCTTTTATAATatgttcctttttatttttaatattagcgATTGTTGATTTGGAAACTCCATATTTTTCTGCCAATTTCCTTATAGATAGGCTTTTATTAGCCGGTTCATTCAATAtctcacttttaattttcagaGATAACTCCACTGGGTGTTTTCTTTTTGACATGATTGCAACAACTGATCAAATATGAATAATTGTGTAATAGCTAATCCATGAAATTTGACGCATACATAATTTCGCAAAAATAACGGCATTGCAACGTTTGAAAAATTCCATTGATGccgaaatacaaatacatatgtatgtacatttatgtgtAATATACAGAGGTATAGTACATAAGTAAATcgcatacaaatatgcatacatatgtattaaatgtATTGTCCAAGATATAAAGGGATTTTAATGCTTGCTGTTTAAAAATTGAGACAAATTTTGTCCAACTTCCAAGATAGACAGGGTCCAAATTAAGCAGTGAATATATGGATATTTTGTACTATATTATTTTGGTTCATCACTTTTTGTCCAATTTGAGCGAGTGTCCAAATTATAAGGGTGTCCAACTTCACAGGTTTTACTGTATTAGTctacacaaaatattataacttaTTATGTATGAATTTCTGTTCAAACTGAGGACAAGATTGGATGCGCGTCACTCTTTTATAGCAGTGCAGTCAACTCGTGTCGTCTCCCGATTGGCTAATTCCGGTGGCATGGCATCTTGGATAATgtcatgcttgttgttgttggtcacgtggtggctgtacatTCTTGTAAGATAATGCCCCTCCATGTGTCTGTATGTTGATCCCCTTGTATATGCGTGATGTGgtattggcttgttgttgttggtcacgtggtgaCTGTACATTCTTGTAAGATGATGCCTCGTTGCACATGCGTCATGTGGTATTGGCTTGCTAttgttgtatttacatatgtgtagtGGTAGGTAATATGAGTCATACGTGTATGGCTGGGTGTTAACTCTGGCGTAGGAGCGAAACATCACCCAAGGAAGCGCacacttttttatgatttaaccCCCAAAATCCCTGAGGAAAATCAGAGTGAGTGTACTATTCCATGTATTTTACCAAAGATGATATTTTGTTCGGTGACCCTTCTTCTATAAATACCTTACATGAAATGGGGAACAGCTAACCCAGCGAAGGTAGTTATGACGTCACCCAGGTAAGACAAGTACGTAAATCAGACCAAGTTCGCAAGTAATTTAACAAAGCTGGCGTTTGGTCAAAGCAAATAATATGGTAAATAAAACCAGAAAAATAAAAGGCAGACGATTTTTTCGGTTGTAACCTCCTGGCaaacgtttttgaaaatttgaaaaaaaaaattcgaaaatattttaacaaatctgatttttatatatgttatttGTAATAGTATTGTTAGTTCATTTTTCAAACGGCAGACGTTTTCTCCGGTTATAATCTCCGGCAGACGACAATATGTGTATATTGACATTGTgattatatatacgagtacctACTGTGATTACTTTTATTTCGATCATTTCTGCATGGAAATagatatattatgaaaaatataagaacacaattatatttactactttataataatgaatgAGGAATATGggttgtttataaatattatatacatatgtatattgtcatAATACCCATCATCTTGGTCATCTTGTTCATCATCTTCGTTGGCGTCtggaaaattatgaataaatgtTTCAACTaaacaatttgaatataaaatagcatataatataataaaatataccagGTAATCTTGAATAAAATCACTAACTAAACATGGTAGCTGGTCTCTTTCAAACCACTTGAACACTTATGATGTATTATGTTCTTCCCAACCATATTCTAGTGGGTTTAACATCATCGGATTTTTCTGTGAAGCATTTTTCCAGATGCTGGAAATATAATGCGCCCTCAAGAATTGTTGGTAAAGTTCAGCTTTAAATGGAAGTATTGAACTAGCGTCGAAgtttacaacttttttaataaagttttcatttaagTCATAGCTATTTGTAGCTATTGACAAATAGTGGAAAACGACTATCATCAACGTCTTTTGTTTTCTTGGTGTTATGCATGTGGCAAGTAAATTCTTGAATAACATTAAACAGATAGTCTAGCATATCCGGAGTTATTTCAGCGTTTCCTAAACTTTCAAAACctttttgaaattcaatatttttttaacaaggtGAAAGGTCTTTTTTtacctttaataaaaaaaaagcaaaagcgcAAAATTGATGCTGCCGCTTGTAGAACATCTTGCTCTTGTAAATGAGTAAATATTGAATCATCAATAGTAGTTATTCCTTTAGGTGCAacgacttttttattatttgattgcAAGATATGAATTCGATCTTTAAATATATCACGAATTTTGTCTTCTAAATAATGGACTCTTAATCGAACACTGGATGTTTCTTCGTTATTTAGCTCTCTGAATGATTGATTGATGATTGTTTATATAAGCTTAGTACGCaactctcaagaaacgtaaaaacttcatataaaaaaacgcttaagaaacggtccagaaacgttcctgcgataaagttacttgtgctagtacgcagctctcaagaaatctagtactaattttttatactttttttcaataaaatgtgaatatggcaaacctggttttgcgacgaaacatcaaatcaacaattgtttcttgagggaaattcgaagtaatcgtcaaattcatcctaaattagttgaaatcattattataaagtatattccaatttgaaatattgtataaaaccaaccaatcatcaacaacattccttaaatctcaatgaaaatatttgtgttaccatacacatacatacgcacaaagtttgtttactttgtttattctctcttgctcttctaatgtggatcattcacaatgcgtaaccagctgtcaaaattacttcagaaataatgtatttttgttcttgagcaattacttgagagctgcgtaccaacctatACTCGTAAATACGAAACGAAATAACATCGCCCACGTTTAATTATGTTCTCTTCTATTAGAGAAcagatttcttcaaaaacaatTTGATGATTTTCTCGGGAAGCATGCTATGATGAATGCGCTGGTTTTTTTATTGATGaggtttttttttacacttgcATTGAAGTGTCAGCAATTGTCGAGTTGCTCGTAGATATTGATGGCTGCTCATTTAATAAATACTCTGATGAAATACTAGATTGAGTTACTTATGCAACTACATTGTCACTAACGTTAGATAGGTTATCTGCAGTCGAATCTTGCACCAAAATGTCTGTAATTTCAGTGTTTTAGTTGCTGACAAAACGACAATTTTACTTGTTTCCACAAATTTTCTCTTCAATGCTGTAAATGAACTGTAGCATGCACTGTGTTAACCTGATTCATAAATATCACTAGGTAAAAcagtattttgatatttaagtttatgaagttatataaaaatatatcaatgaaaactcgaaacatattttcattattaccaATTAACTGAATGTTGTCATAATAGTTATTATATTGATTTATAAACAACCCATCTTCCTCATCCATTATTATAAAGTAGTAAATATAATTGTgttcttatatttttcataatacatatatctatttCCATGCAGAAATTATCGAAATAGAAGTAATCactgtaggtacatatgtatgtataatcacactgtcaatatacatatattgtcgtCTGCCGGAGTATTATAACCGGAGGAAACGTCTACCGTttgaaaataaactaataatacTATTACaaataacatatataaaaatcagatttgttaaaatattttcgaaaatttttttttttcaaattttcaaaaacgtttGCCAGGAGGTTACAACCGAAAAAATCGTCTGCCATTTATTTTTCTGGTTATATTTACCATATTATTTCCTGTGACCAAACGCCAGCTTTGTTAAATTACTTGCGAACTTGGTCTGATTTACATATCTGTCTTACCTGGGTGACGTCATAGCTACCTTCGCTGGGCTTAGCTGTTCCCCATTTCATGTAAGGTATTTATAGAAGGGTCACCGAACAAAATATCATCTTTGGTAAAATACATGCACTCTGCCATTCACTGGCTCTTAgactaatatatacatacgtatatacatatgtatccacagtatacatatatatatttttatattgtatatttaactAAAAAGTTATTATTCCTTGCTTTTTAAAGTTACCTTCGCGTATATAattcacagaaaaaattaaagtacaGTGGAACTTCTTTATAGTGAACTTCCCTACAATGAAGCTCTCCCTATAATGAAGTCATTTTGAAGACACAGCTGTTTGGTTCTACTTTCGGTGCATTTTTGTCTCCTTATAATGAATTTCTATATAGTGAAGATTTCTATATAATGAACAAATTTTACTGCTTGAAAATCAAGCTTCATACGTTTTTGTCTCCGTAtagtgaattttttcaaaatatgttttcggttaCACTCAATTATTTGTAACTGCATATTCTCAGAAATAAACGAAATGTATAAATGTAATACGGGGAATcccaaaatgaaaatacatacatatgtacattgtagtAGGAGTACAGTTGTGTTAAGAAATTGAAGTAAAAATGACGCATCGAAGCAGCATTTcacttgaaaaaaagttattaattattaacaaaGTTAAAGAAGGGAAGGTACGAAAATCAGTTTGAAATACTTCCCAGCACTTTatcaaatattctaaaaaataaggaaatgattttgaaaaatgtagaaGATGCAGCAATTAGCGTAAAACGCAAAAGGGTTCGAACTTGCCAGTTTGAGGATATTGATGAAGCAGTGTTGAAATGGATAGTCGTTGCACGTGGTAAGAATCTTCCTTTATCTGGAACAATATTGAAGCAAAAGGCCAAAGATTTTGCTGAAGCACTAGGACACCATGAATTTGAGGCAAGTACAGGTTGGTTCAAAAGACGCCATGGTATTGTTCAAAAAACGTTATGTGGAGAAAGTGCTGACGTCAACCTACAAAATCGCGAAGAATGGGTAATGAACGTTTTACCAAGATTGATTGAAAATTACAACGCAAACGACATCTTTAATGCCGATGAGACTGGATTGTTTTTCAAATGTCTGCCAAATAAAACACTGACATTCAAAACTGAGCAATGCTTTGGGGGAAAACAAATCAAGGAGAGAATAACTGTCATGATGGGAAGCAATGTGACTGGATCGGAAAAACTTAAATTGCTTGTAATCGGAAAGGCGAGGAATCCGAGGTGCTTTAAGGGAGTAAAATCGTTAGATGCGGATTATGAGTTTAACAAAACAGCATGGATGACCAGTGAGATTTTTACCAAATGGATTCTAAAGCTGGACAAAAAATTTGGTAAACAAGACAGGAAGGTCTTACTTTTTGTTGATAACTTCACTGCGCATCCTAGAGATGTAAAAGACAAACTAAAAAACATACAGCTTGCTTATTTTCCCTCCAACATGACTTCGTTACTGCAACCAATGGACCAAGGCATTATCTACAACATAAAACAACATTACAGGAAACGTATTTTAACGAATATATTGGCTCAGCTGGATGGGGGAACTTCTGTTTTTACCATAGACTTACTCCACGCTATTCGAAATTTAAGCACCGTATGGGATGTCTATGTTAAACCAGAAACAATTGCCAACTGTTTTAGAAAGGCAGGATTTTCAAAAGATGCCATGCAAAATCCTTCTGAGCAGTGGGATGAAGAAGACCTTTCAATAGCGGATTTGGCTGCTCTGCAGTCTTCATTTAAAAAAGTGACAAATATCGAGGCATCATTTG contains the following coding sequences:
- the LOC125776140 gene encoding tigger transposable element-derived protein 6-like, producing the protein MTSLLQPMDQGIIYNIKQHYRKRILTNILAQLDGGTSVFTIDLLHAIRNLSTVWDVYVKPETIANCFRKAGFSKDAMQNPSEQWDEEDLSIADLAALQSSFKKVTNIEASFEDYVNVDIDVPTSENPSEEDIISSVLESRGVPAVPDIDEVDLDTEEEMADTDEALPTLGQVSSSINCIRTFAEMKSDVPINVFNCLNNFEAFVENEKWKNVIQTKLTDYFK